The Streptomyces rubrogriseus genomic sequence ATCGCCTCGTAGCCGGCCTGCTGGGCGAAGTCCCACTTGGCCTGGAGGGTGCCTTCGGGCAGGAGTTGTTCCTGGACGGCGGTCTTGAGGGCGGTCTTGAGCATGGGGGTGCCTCTGCCTTTCGGGGCTCTCAGAATTCCAGGACGACCTGCAGCGCCTCGGCGGGCCGCTCGTCCAGCAGTACGTAGGCGTCGGCGGCGTCGGCGACGGGGACGACGTGGCTCACCAGCGAGTCGACGTCCACCTGACCCTCGGCGACCAGGCGCAGGAAGGTCTGCTGGAGGCGTTCGACGCTCCAGCGGTTGGACAGCTGGGGCGGGACGCCGCCGATCTGGGAGCAGATCAGCTGGACCCGGTTGTGGTGGAACTCGTCGCCGAGGCGAAGACCGATGCCGTCGCCCTGGTAGAAGCCGGAGGCCACCACCCGGCCCCCGGCCGCGACCGAGCGCAGCGCCTCGTGCAGGGCCGGGTAGGCGCCGCTGATCTCGATGGCGAGGTCGGCGCCGAGGCCGCCGGTGGCCTCCCGGACGCGTTCGGCGACGGCGTCGGTGCGGGCGTTGAGGGTGTGCTGGGCGCCGTACAGCTTCGCGGTCTCCAGGCGGCCGTCGAGGGCGTCGACGGCGGTGACGCGGGCGCCGCTGAGCCGGGCGAGCCGGGTGGTGAGCAGGCCGATGACACCCTGCCCGAACACGGCGACGTCCTCGCCGAGGTGGATGTCACCGGCCAGGACCGC encodes the following:
- a CDS encoding zinc-dependent alcohol dehydrogenase, yielding MERVVQFTGPRQVEVAEHTRAELPPGHLRVRTRYSGISAGTELTAYRGTNPYLTRTWDPEARLFRDGAPGIEYPVAGWGYSEVGEVVEVSPELAGTPGLPVPGDLVWGIWGHRSEGIVPAERMVGHTLPAGLEPLAGAFARVGAIAYNAVLAGDIHLGEDVAVFGQGVIGLLTTRLARLSGARVTAVDALDGRLETAKLYGAQHTLNARTDAVAERVREATGGLGADLAIEISGAYPALHEALRSVAAGGRVVASGFYQGDGIGLRLGDEFHHNRVQLICSQIGGVPPQLSNRWSVERLQQTFLRLVAEGQVDVDSLVSHVVPVADAADAYVLLDERPAEALQVVLEF